The Dasypus novemcinctus isolate mDasNov1 chromosome 13, mDasNov1.1.hap2, whole genome shotgun sequence genome segment GAGGCTTATATATCTATTGAAAGTCAAGGAGAATGAATGTTCAGGATATTCAGAATTTCAAGGATCATAGGGAGCCACCACCAATGGTTTTAGCTGCAGCAGCATGGAATAGGTGATTCTCAGTATATCTGAAAACCAATGCCAAAAGCCCACATCTGCCACCTGACAAGTGCtgccagaaaatttaaaaaagtctttcattcttttccaccTCCAAATCTCTCATTTATGACTCTCATATGTGGAACTGTTCTGGTAAGGGGACCTGGAAACAGACTCGAGTACCATacaaaacagagaacttaaaagctTAAACTTGATGCTAAGCATCAGAAAGCTGTAGCCACCACACTTCACCCTTTTGGATATTCAGCATCTATAcacttccttctcttcttattttaaatttccaaatagcAGCAACTAATATGATGTAAATATACCTCATacaaaggggtgtcccctttTATCACCAAAAAATTTGAGACACAGAATTCCATCAGGTAATCGCTGCttgataaaattttctttaaaaacagaacTATGAGACTTAGCACTATAATACACATAATAACATGttaaggaaaggggaaaatggttaacatatacaaatatatacataatgAAGTAATCATGAAAAAACATACTCAGCTACTgcagtcttcatttctgtaactaaTCACAAAATTGTCATTGGTATTTATGATCTTTTCCCAGTTATTCAATAGTCCTTTGAACTCAGCATTTCTGAATGCTTAACCCATTAGTGATTTTGCCTAAGTTAGGTTACTTTAGTCTCCTATTGTTACCTTTgtattgaagtaatgaaagatGTATTAGAGAATCTCCTGGATTCCAGATATACTCTGGAAATGTAGTAACAACCTATTTTCCCTTAAAAATAGGATCAATGATCCTAGCTAGTGTAATAAGGCCCTTTCTGCCTACTACTGGTTCAGTGAACAAGAGGTAGTCTTCATTTCCGGTTAATGAAACTttttgtgtttcctggtggaagcaacattcctttttcttttgggaaacaATGCCTTCAAACCACAAGGTCAAAAATTATGTGAATGAGTCATTAGGGTAATGATGGAAAGAACCATTTCATATCTCCCCTCACACTGATTCCCAGACTAATATATTCTTGTTTTGGGGGAATGGGCATAATACATTGGTTGCTGGTTCAGAGTAAATACTTCTTCAGGTAGACTATGGGTCACAACAAGGAGTTGTCACACAGTTGGTGCTATAAATGACCCTGCAGTAAACCATTTCGGGTCACCTGCTTCTGAGTGGCCACCTCCTTCTGAGTGATGGAGTACATAGAGGGAGATGGCTTTCCCAGTATAATTTACTAAAGAATTGTGATTTTCTCACATATATTTGAGGTCACTTCTGTCTAAGAACAGTTCCCAAACATGCATAGAACCGTTTCTGAACTCTGCCTTCTGTCCCATTATATTATTCATCTCTCCCTGCACCAgtagcatgcttttttttttttaattactaaggCAACTTCCTCCTAGGAAGAGTGAGTTCCTTTATTACTTGctgtttttcaaaattgttttgttcTTTCATGTATATTTTAGGGATCAACGTGTCATGTTGCCTTTACAATTCATACAGGGGTTTGGATTGGAATTATATTGATTTTGTGGATCAGCTTGGGTGAAATTGATAGCTTTATAATATTTAGTGATTCTGGTAAAAGACATTCATAAGATAACAAACAATTTAATGATAGAGCTCAACTAGATATGAGATGtttgtaaaaaatttaaatttatacagAACATTCCAATCctgttaaattaaaatttatgtatATGGTAGTCTGGGAggatgaattttaaatttaaataagttCTCTGTTGATTATTACAAACACGAAGTTAAGAATCACTGGCAAATTGAACAGACTCCTGGTGTAAAATCCAATGAACGTTGTCCACTTGGTATGCTATATTACAGTTTTAATTGTGGACTCCAATCAATAATGAAAATGGACTCAATTTCCAAAACAGTTATGAACTAATTATGCTCATGAAGCCTATTCCCCAAGCTCTctaaggccacatttgagaaactgGTGCCATAATTTTTCCATAATAAACTTGACTAGTAATTAACCCCAAGGCAATGTGTAGTATTAATAGCTCCAGCCTCAAGAGCCCAGTGATTACAGTACATGGCTCTGATAACTACACGCCAGGTTGGTCACCAAAACTTCTAAAGATAGTGACATTGGCTAGAGTAGCTGAGAGCCCTGGTGGACAGGGAAAGCTAAATCTACTGATGCAGATGAGAGCTTTTGTCTCAAAgcagattctctctctctctctctctctctctctctctctctctctctctctctctctctctctctcgttatTTCCTCAAACTCTGATCTGTGGCTTAGATTCTACTTCCAGGGGACCCTGGATAGCCCATAGCTGTTTCTCtcagaaatggaaggaggaaagcAGTGTAGGTACTTAGTGATTGAGAGGGAACATTGATCTAATCTGGGGCTTTGTGGAGTCTGGACTAGGCCCTGAATAATAGGCAGTGCTTGAGACTACCTCCCTGCTGGCCCCAGTGATGGGAGCTCAGGTAAGTCACAGAATGAAGGAGGAAAATAGGGGCTACTTTTTACCCTTAAGAGTGATTGAGCATGAttcctctcattttttcttgacaGTAATACTGGGTAATTTTTGGTCCACCgatgtttccttccttccttcctccttccctccctctttcccttcctcccttcctttcttcctcccttcctgtcTTCCCCTGCCCCCTTGATTGGCTGACTCATGGCTTAAATGAAACAGAAACTTACCAAATTTCCACCTCTCTTTCTGCTGTGTACTCATGGTTATATATTTTTAGCTATAACTGAAATCTGATACTTACATTCCTTTTTAGTAAGGCAATTTGGGGGAAATACAAGATTTTCATAtgtaactaaaaagataaaaattccatttcttttctatttgaaGCTGTTCTCTTAATTGTTCTCAGTTAATTGACTAATGGTATCTATGAGATAAATGTCTGAATTTCTCAAAAGTTTTGCAAATGGAAAGTCTATAACTTTTCCCCTTTGGGGGAACTCAGGGCCCTCAACTATTGACTTGCTATTTAAATACAGGTTATGTAAAATCACAGTGGAACATTTGAGAAGTTAGAAAAATTGGACACTGAAGTATCATCATCAGGGATCATGACCTGAATGCCATCCAGAGGTTCTAGAATATTAGCATAAAGATGATTTGAGGGATCATCTAACTAGAGAATATTTGACACTCTGAGTCGGAGTGGCCCTTAGGGGTCATGGTACTCAACTACTACCCTTAGCCAAACTTCTGATGTTCAAGGAACCTCTATTTCAGTACCTTCCATGGGTCCTAGCAGCTTATCCCAGTTATTGTTCACCCTATgtcttcaattttaaaagaaggagACTAAGTATTCAAGTTAAGTACCTTGCTCAAAGCCACACAAACCTGGACCTAAAACCTAGGTCTTCtcactcccaatcaaaagacctttctccatttttttaacCTGTGGGTTTTTGGCTAGAAgttcaacatttttattttctactttctatCTTCCTTCATACTCCTTATGATAGCACACTGCGGTGGTTTCCACTATCTTCTTGAGCAGCTGGGGGCTGCCTTCTCAAATGAACCATGGAGCTGGGTTTCCATTCATCACAAAGAGGGCAAATATACCAACCCCACAATTCATTTAGGCTCTGGGGTTATActagcattattttaaaaaatccactcaACTGAAATCAGTTGTCTTAATGGATCTGAGGGACAAATAATCCAAACAACTTTCTTTGTTATTGGGTAGATATAGGCACTGATTCAGAATCAGAGAATTCCAATTTCCAAGTTCTATTCAATCCATTATATTCAATGCAGTAAGTCCATAAAAGGGTTCAAAATGAATTAGTTAAAAGGGGATCCAGATGAAAGTTTTGAGGAAAGTGATGAGACAAGAATAAACAATGAccctaaatttatttatttatttaagatttatttatttatccccccttcccccatcaCTTGGGCTCTCTGTCTGCCCTCTGTGGACATTTGCTggacattcttctgtgtccgcttgtcttctcttttcatcttctctttaggaggcactgggaaacaatcCTGGGTCCTTCCAACATGGAAAAGAGGCACTCAATttcctgagccacctcagctccctagtttcttgtgtctttcattgtctctcctctgtgtctctttatgttgcacCAGTTTTCATGTCACGCAGGCCAGCCAGCTCTCcacaccatgtgggccagcttgcttttcaccaggaggccctgggaatcaaacccaggaccctccatgtggtagaagggagcccaatcacctgaggtGCAATGACTTCCCAACCATAAATGTCTATTTCccccaatatttaaaaatacacagaaatctATTGGTCCAGGTAAAGGTATCATATAAGGGAACTTTTGCTTTTCTTGATTCTACTAGTTATGTAGAAAACATATAACTAGTCTACGTATATGATAATGAAGATATGCATGGTATACACTTCccctatatttaattttaatagtaatatttttatatggaaagaatgaaaaaatccTATTATTTGgtttaaataacttttaaacCAGAGTATATGAATTCTAACTTCAATTAAATGAATAATTATGCCTATTAAGTTTAGGGGCAATTTATAATGAGTAAGGAACAACAAAAATCATTATCTTTAAATTCTAGATATAGAAGCAAAGACTTTCAGAAGTGTTCAGTAATTTAACTTAGTGTCGGAAAAGTAAAGGGTAAAAAATATTCATTctagaaaaatgcaaaaacagaAAATCCTGGTAGAAAACACATATAACTCTTCAACACAAAATGATGGAAAAGCCTGAGAAATgcaaaaatgaagaatgaatgcACACAATATATCCTAGATGATTTCTCATCCAGTTAATACTTTCCTGACCCATTAGATTGGGCTGTTAGAAAATGCACCTATGAAAAAAGGTCTTTAGAAATAATCTATCCTAGCAATTTGAAAATCTTGAGACTACCTCCCTGCTGGCCCCAGTGATGGGAGCTCAGGTAAGTTGCTACTGGGTTTAGTAGCAGATGTTCAAAAGAAATCTTATTGATGTAacaatatgtaaaaaatataaagcCTGTGGTTTATGACAGGGAAGTAAAACTCAGTAATTAGTccaattgtttcattttttctcacTCTTGTGGCAAGCTTTAAGATATTCATGTGAAACTCTGTTTCTTTGAGGCACCTTAGAATAGAAAAAGTAAAGTGTGTTACAATTTGTCACAAAGTGAATGTGCCTCTTCCCAAAACCCTGATAGCTGTTCTCCCTCTGAAAGAGAATTGTTCCTTTAAACTAATGTTCTCTTTTACTCAATTTGTGACTCTATGCCTTGGTTTGTAGAATCGCTAGCAGTGTTCCTTTTTTGTCTCTTGGTAGTTAGTCCAGcagaaacaaaaccaaagcttATTTCTTATTGTTGTAAGTATTGGCATAGAATTGCTGTAAGGAATAAATGAGGTAGGGTATTTGATGTATTTACCATGTATATTACATACAGTAACTTGTCAGTAAACACTACTTCCTTTACACCTTTGCTCAGAAATCATTCATTTTTTCTCTCCCTGTCATTTTTACGGTTGGATAAACTGAGGTTCACATGTTTGTGTCTAGACGCAACTCATTCTTTTAATTCAAGTTTTCTGATAAGTTGTAGATAGCTGAAATAAccacatttttttcactttttgaggGTTTGTTTCCTTGGACTTGTAGAAGCAATAAAAACACAAGCCATAGATAGAAATAAGGGAGAACGATTAGAAAATTCACTAGTTCTTGACTAGAGGGGAGCCTCTTCCCAGTCTTAAAGAAATCTTCATGATTGGTTGTCAGTTATTCTGTTACATATTTAGCCCCAATTCTTTTGGAGGACATTTTTGAGATGGGAAATGAAGGTGTACCACAAAATAACTGGAAATTCCTTCCCTAGGCAGATACTGTGCTgaatttcttatatatttctACTCTTCTCCTTTGATTCTGGTCTCTAGCTCTTCCCCTGACTCTCCTCTGGAGCAGGGTACTTCATGGAGCAGAACAATGAGACCCTAGTGAGGGAGTTTGTCTTCCTTGGCTTCTCATCTCTCGCCAGACTGCAGCGGCTGCTCTTTGTTGTCTTCCTGCTCCTCTACCTGTTCACCCTGGGCACAAATGCCATCATCATTTCCACCATCATGCTGGACAGAGCtcttcacacccccatgtacttcttcctcgcTGTTCTTTCTTGCTCTGAGACCTGCTGCACTTTCATTATTGTGCCCAAGATGCTGGTTGACCTGCTGTCCCAGAAGAAGACCATCTCCTTCCTGGGCTGTGCCATCCAGATGTTTACGTTCCTCTTCCTTGGCTGCTCTCACTCCTTCCTGCTGGCAGCCATGGGCTATGATCGCTACGTGGCCATCTGTAATCCACTACGCTATACAGTGCTCATGGGACATGGAGTGTGTGTGGGACTAGTGGCTGCTGCCTGTGCCTGTGGCTTCTCCGTTTCCCTGGTCACCACCTCCCTGGTATTTCACCTGCCCTTCCACTCCTCCAACCAGCTCCATCACTTCTTCTGTGACATTTCCCCTGTCCTCAAGCTGGCATCTCACCATTCCCACCTCAGTCAGATGGTCATATTCATGCTTGGTGTGTTTGTTCTGGTTATTCCTCTGCTACTTATCCTGGTGTCCTATATCCACATCATCTCCGCCATTCTGAAAATCCCATCCTCTGTGGGAAGATACAAGGCCTTTTCCACCTGTGCTTCCCATCTCATTGTGGTAACTGTCCACTATGGTTGTGCTTCCTTCATCTACCTAAGGCCCGAGTCCAATTACTCCTCAAACCAAGATACCCTGATATCTGTGTCTTATACCATCCTTACCCCACTGTTCAATCCAATGATTTACAGTCTgagaaataaagaatttaaatcaTCCCTTCAAAGAGCAATAGGACAGACTTTATATACTGTTAGTTGAAGAGCTAATTTTAACTATTCAGTTAATCATGTGCCTGTTATATGCCAGGCAAAATGTATGCTTCCACACATTTTCTCACTTAAGTGCCCAACTGTGTTGTAAAGACATTTTACATAAGAGGAAATGAGGCTCAATGGAGTTAGGACACTATGGCTTTCTGCTATCAGTAATACTCTATCTAACAAGACTGTGTGGATGTGGAAAGAGATTATTCTcagttaaaatttcattatattttatcattCTAAATATTGGTCATTCAAAAATTGAGTAAACTATCCAGGCTGTATAGTTCttaggaagagaagaagaaaacctGACTATCATTCCTCCTCTTCCTAATTTCTGTTCCCTTTTCATGAAGAAAACAGACAATCTTGCCCCTACCCATTCTGCAGCAAATCTTGgtgatccatttttttttaaaaagtaccacaGATTGAACTTAGGACCTTgaacgtgggaagcaggtggtcagtcaaccacttgagccacacccattccCTTTGGTGGTCCTTTTAAGTTCCTGATTCATCCCCTCCATCTCCATATAGAAATATCTTTGTCAATTTGCCTTTACTTggcattattttttccttcccttgtCTGAGACTGGAGCCTCTTTACTAGAGTCTCCGTCCTATATAATCCTCCCTCTCCATACTATATTAGTCTTTGCATTCATTCCCTGATCATCATATCTACTTATTCTCTTCAGTGCAGCTACGAGCATTGCATAATTGCTGAAATATCTCCAGTAATTCTAAGCAAAAATTATTGTGTCAATATTATTAGTGTAGAGATAGAATCCCAGAATGACAAGAACATTCATAGATAAACTCTTCATTGACCCTAATGCCATACAGGATGAAGTCCAGAGTCCTTTGTTAGCATGGATTTATCACCTAGCCTTTGTCCATCAGTCCAGCATTGTATCCCTCCATTCCCCACATGATCCTAGTTGTGAACTCTGAACCTAACAAACTATTGGCTACTCCAAAAAGCCATGTTCTTCTGATTTCTGTCATGTTTTCTTGTGTACTGCTTCTTATTTTTGGAATAGCCCTTCTCCTTTATTTgacattcatatttcttcttgtaTTTCAAGATAAACAACACCATAGCTTTTTCTGTAAAGCTTCTCTTTTTTCCCTGCTGCCAATGAGATCAAGCTTTGCCTTCTTTGTGTTCTCATAGCATCTAGGACCTATTTTTAGTATATCTCTTATTATTGCAACAAATGTTTACTCATTGCAAAATACATACCATATACTATTTTAGCTACTGGATAAAAATGATGAACAAGATCTATGTACTCTCTGTCCTCATAAATCTTATGGTCTTGTTTAAGAGGGTCTCAATAAACAGATAAATTTAGGGACAAATGCCTTACCAGAAGCTGAGTTAAATCCAGAACAGGTT includes the following:
- the OR10K1 gene encoding olfactory receptor 10K1; protein product: MEQNNETLVREFVFLGFSSLARLQRLLFVVFLLLYLFTLGTNAIIISTIMLDRALHTPMYFFLAVLSCSETCCTFIIVPKMLVDLLSQKKTISFLGCAIQMFTFLFLGCSHSFLLAAMGYDRYVAICNPLRYTVLMGHGVCVGLVAAACACGFSVSLVTTSLVFHLPFHSSNQLHHFFCDISPVLKLASHHSHLSQMVIFMLGVFVLVIPLLLILVSYIHIISAILKIPSSVGRYKAFSTCASHLIVVTVHYGCASFIYLRPESNYSSNQDTLISVSYTILTPLFNPMIYSLRNKEFKSSLQRAIGQTLYTVS